A region from the Poecilia reticulata strain Guanapo linkage group LG12, Guppy_female_1.0+MT, whole genome shotgun sequence genome encodes:
- the dmtn gene encoding dematin isoform X1 gives MQKVEGRVTPVNLPSSRGPSAPGSPATGIMARLNDQMVGYKDLAALPRDKAILQVERPDLMTYQPHLSFSSLDPPRRERSLSPPAMSPSRSPEVKGRRAESDSGSPGGSTLQLQAGRKISTSLQHFHRPDNGSNIYRKPPIYKQDLNKPSEGSGVIQSAKFPAAQPPDPNQPSKIETEYWPCPPSLAAMEIEWRKKKLQEEDEFEDVTEEEQEQQELQEQELEKIKSNLGRLILKEEKEKSIHIRRKTQSLPDRTHMHSTGVSASASKSPSRSALTRMQSAEFSTDGDKGRPAAQNGESRRDRMDRGNSLPSILEQKIYPYEALIVTHRGRCKLPPGVDRTRLERHLSQEEFQEVFGMPIGEFDRLSLWRRNELKKKASLF, from the exons ATGCAAAAG GTGGAGGGACGTGTAACTCCTGTTAACCTTCCATCATCTAGGGGCCCGAGTGCTCCGGGGTCTCCTGCCACTGGCATCATG gctCGTCTGAATGACCAAATGGTTGGCTACAAAGACCTTGCAGCACTGCCCAGAGATAAAGCCATCCTGCAGGTGGAAAGACCCGACCTGATGACCTATCAGCCCCACCTGAGCTTCTCATCACTTGACCCGCCACGCAGagag CGCTCTCTTTCCCCTCCTGCCATGTCTCCCTCCAGGTCTCCTGAG GTGAAAGGTCGCAGAGCAGAGAGCGACAGTGGCTCCCCTGGAGGATCCACGCTGCAACTGCAAGCAGGTCGCAAGATAAGCACCAGCCTGCAGCATTTCCATCGACCAG ATAATGGCTCCAACATCTACAGGAAGCCTCCGATCTACAAACAGG ACCTTAACAAACCGTCAGAGGGCAGTGGGGTCATTCAGTCTGCCAAGTTCCCCGCTGCCCAGCCTCCAGACCCCAACCAGCCCTCCAAGATTGAGACAGAGTACTGGCCCTGCCCACCTTCACTGGCTGCTAtgg AGATTGagtggaggaagaagaaacttCAGGAAGAAGATGAGTTTGAAGACGTGACAGAAGAagagcaggagcagcaggagctgcaggagcaggagctggagaag ATCAAGTCCAACCTGGGCCGTCTGATcctgaaggaggagaaggagaaaagcATTCACATCAGGAGGAAGACACAGTCTCTGCCAGACAgaacacacatgcacagca CAGGTGTGTCAGCTAGTGCATCAAAGTCTCCGTCCCGCTCCGCCCTGACCAGA ATGCAGTCGGCAGAGTTTTCTACAGATGGAGATAAAGGACGGCCAG ctgctcag aatGGAGAGAGCCGGAGAGATCGCATGGATAGAGGGAATTCCCTGCCAAGCATCCTGGAGCAGAAG ATTTATCCGTATGAAGCCCTGATTGTAACCCACAGAGGGCGCTGTAAGCTGCCCCCTGGAGTGGACCGGACACGGCTGGAG AGGCATCTCTCCCAGGAGGAGTTCCAGGAAGTGTTCGGGATGCCCATCGGCGAGTTTGACCGCCTGTCGTTATGGAGACGAAACGAACTGAAGAAAAAAGCCTCGCTTTTCTAA
- the dmtn gene encoding dematin isoform X2 — MQKVEGRVTPVNLPSSRGPSAPGSPATGIMARLNDQMVGYKDLAALPRDKAILQVERPDLMTYQPHLSFSSLDPPRRERSLSPPAMSPSRSPEVKGRRAESDSGSPGGSTLQLQAGRKISTSLQHFHRPDNGSNIYRKPPIYKQDLNKPSEGSGVIQSAKFPAAQPPDPNQPSKIETEYWPCPPSLAAMEIEWRKKKLQEEDEFEDVTEEEQEQQELQEQELEKIKSNLGRLILKEEKEKSIHIRRKTQSLPDRTHMHSSVSASASKSPSRSALTRMQSAEFSTDGDKGRPAAQNGESRRDRMDRGNSLPSILEQKIYPYEALIVTHRGRCKLPPGVDRTRLERHLSQEEFQEVFGMPIGEFDRLSLWRRNELKKKASLF, encoded by the exons ATGCAAAAG GTGGAGGGACGTGTAACTCCTGTTAACCTTCCATCATCTAGGGGCCCGAGTGCTCCGGGGTCTCCTGCCACTGGCATCATG gctCGTCTGAATGACCAAATGGTTGGCTACAAAGACCTTGCAGCACTGCCCAGAGATAAAGCCATCCTGCAGGTGGAAAGACCCGACCTGATGACCTATCAGCCCCACCTGAGCTTCTCATCACTTGACCCGCCACGCAGagag CGCTCTCTTTCCCCTCCTGCCATGTCTCCCTCCAGGTCTCCTGAG GTGAAAGGTCGCAGAGCAGAGAGCGACAGTGGCTCCCCTGGAGGATCCACGCTGCAACTGCAAGCAGGTCGCAAGATAAGCACCAGCCTGCAGCATTTCCATCGACCAG ATAATGGCTCCAACATCTACAGGAAGCCTCCGATCTACAAACAGG ACCTTAACAAACCGTCAGAGGGCAGTGGGGTCATTCAGTCTGCCAAGTTCCCCGCTGCCCAGCCTCCAGACCCCAACCAGCCCTCCAAGATTGAGACAGAGTACTGGCCCTGCCCACCTTCACTGGCTGCTAtgg AGATTGagtggaggaagaagaaacttCAGGAAGAAGATGAGTTTGAAGACGTGACAGAAGAagagcaggagcagcaggagctgcaggagcaggagctggagaag ATCAAGTCCAACCTGGGCCGTCTGATcctgaaggaggagaaggagaaaagcATTCACATCAGGAGGAAGACACAGTCTCTGCCAGACAgaacacacatgcacagca GTGTGTCAGCTAGTGCATCAAAGTCTCCGTCCCGCTCCGCCCTGACCAGA ATGCAGTCGGCAGAGTTTTCTACAGATGGAGATAAAGGACGGCCAG ctgctcag aatGGAGAGAGCCGGAGAGATCGCATGGATAGAGGGAATTCCCTGCCAAGCATCCTGGAGCAGAAG ATTTATCCGTATGAAGCCCTGATTGTAACCCACAGAGGGCGCTGTAAGCTGCCCCCTGGAGTGGACCGGACACGGCTGGAG AGGCATCTCTCCCAGGAGGAGTTCCAGGAAGTGTTCGGGATGCCCATCGGCGAGTTTGACCGCCTGTCGTTATGGAGACGAAACGAACTGAAGAAAAAAGCCTCGCTTTTCTAA
- the dmtn gene encoding dematin isoform X3: MQKVEGRVTPVNLPSSRGPSAPGSPATGIMARLNDQMVGYKDLAALPRDKAILQVERPDLMTYQPHLSFSSLDPPRRERSLSPPAMSPSRSPEVKGRRAESDSGSPGGSTLQLQAGRKISTSLQHFHRPDNGSNIYRKPPIYKQDLNKPSEGSGVIQSAKFPAAQPPDPNQPSKIETEYWPCPPSLAAMEIEWRKKKLQEEDEFEDVTEEEQEQQELQEQELEKIKSNLGRLILKEEKEKSIHIRRKTQSLPDRTHMHSTGVSASASKSPSRSALTRMQSAEFSTDGDKGRPAAQIYPYEALIVTHRGRCKLPPGVDRTRLERHLSQEEFQEVFGMPIGEFDRLSLWRRNELKKKASLF; encoded by the exons ATGCAAAAG GTGGAGGGACGTGTAACTCCTGTTAACCTTCCATCATCTAGGGGCCCGAGTGCTCCGGGGTCTCCTGCCACTGGCATCATG gctCGTCTGAATGACCAAATGGTTGGCTACAAAGACCTTGCAGCACTGCCCAGAGATAAAGCCATCCTGCAGGTGGAAAGACCCGACCTGATGACCTATCAGCCCCACCTGAGCTTCTCATCACTTGACCCGCCACGCAGagag CGCTCTCTTTCCCCTCCTGCCATGTCTCCCTCCAGGTCTCCTGAG GTGAAAGGTCGCAGAGCAGAGAGCGACAGTGGCTCCCCTGGAGGATCCACGCTGCAACTGCAAGCAGGTCGCAAGATAAGCACCAGCCTGCAGCATTTCCATCGACCAG ATAATGGCTCCAACATCTACAGGAAGCCTCCGATCTACAAACAGG ACCTTAACAAACCGTCAGAGGGCAGTGGGGTCATTCAGTCTGCCAAGTTCCCCGCTGCCCAGCCTCCAGACCCCAACCAGCCCTCCAAGATTGAGACAGAGTACTGGCCCTGCCCACCTTCACTGGCTGCTAtgg AGATTGagtggaggaagaagaaacttCAGGAAGAAGATGAGTTTGAAGACGTGACAGAAGAagagcaggagcagcaggagctgcaggagcaggagctggagaag ATCAAGTCCAACCTGGGCCGTCTGATcctgaaggaggagaaggagaaaagcATTCACATCAGGAGGAAGACACAGTCTCTGCCAGACAgaacacacatgcacagca CAGGTGTGTCAGCTAGTGCATCAAAGTCTCCGTCCCGCTCCGCCCTGACCAGA ATGCAGTCGGCAGAGTTTTCTACAGATGGAGATAAAGGACGGCCAG ctgctcag ATTTATCCGTATGAAGCCCTGATTGTAACCCACAGAGGGCGCTGTAAGCTGCCCCCTGGAGTGGACCGGACACGGCTGGAG AGGCATCTCTCCCAGGAGGAGTTCCAGGAAGTGTTCGGGATGCCCATCGGCGAGTTTGACCGCCTGTCGTTATGGAGACGAAACGAACTGAAGAAAAAAGCCTCGCTTTTCTAA